A section of the Roseovarius sp. W115 genome encodes:
- a CDS encoding DUF416 family protein: MARVMLEHLNEIESKSSGLTKMQHVCYACSVCQRQLSTFKAEAKYATERESLGRYLDQVWAWLEDETDKVFRGNFSIDLFLDSYGLMSYGQGFGDVIYSVATLHNFLVKNLDIPTKLVSSHALDSLDSLVYELMDLTVSNVNDDLVDQHPLIQREFIRQKRDLSVVCDKELSGESVQLLKAAAKHEQLVDVCPLPDF; this comes from the coding sequence TTGGCACGCGTCATGTTAGAACATCTCAACGAAATTGAATCGAAGAGCTCTGGTCTAACAAAAATGCAGCATGTTTGCTACGCATGCTCGGTGTGTCAAAGGCAACTTTCGACCTTCAAAGCGGAGGCGAAGTACGCGACCGAACGTGAAAGTTTAGGGCGTTATTTGGACCAAGTTTGGGCTTGGTTAGAAGATGAAACAGACAAGGTGTTCAGAGGAAATTTCTCCATTGATCTATTCTTGGACAGCTATGGGCTTATGAGTTACGGGCAGGGATTTGGAGATGTTATTTATTCTGTTGCAACTCTGCATAACTTCTTGGTCAAAAATTTAGACATACCAACAAAATTAGTGTCTTCGCATGCTTTGGATTCTTTGGATAGCTTAGTCTATGAGTTAATGGATTTAACTGTGTCCAATGTGAACGATGACTTAGTCGATCAACATCCACTCATTCAAAGAGAATTCATTCGCCAGAAAAGAGACCTTTCGGTTGTTTGTGACAAAGAGCTTAGTGGTGAAAGCGTTCAACTTCTAAAAGCCGCTGCAAAACATGAACAGCTTGTCGATGTCTGCCCGTTACCAGACTTCTAG
- a CDS encoding sterol desaturase family protein, protein MSQQDDHKLPGWHHVPDVPIAVSPFFSWPPDPRRMVGWIAVRWFQIAENSILVVFALICWWLFQPSLETARTLSLDWVAGIWLRNMGLMILVAGGLHWFFHGARRQGDRLKFDPRELMRKGKQFTLGGQVRDNMFWSLTSGVGFWTTYEVLMFWAMANGYAPVLLWSDNPVWFVLLFLLTPVWISFHFYWIHRALHWGPLYQIAHSLHHRNINVGPWSGLSMHPIEHVMFFSSILIHFVIPTHPLHILFHMQHQALTAATSHTGFENMLVRDRKTLALGTFHHQMHHRYFEVNYGNLEMPWDKWFGTFHDGTVEAHEALKDRRGRG, encoded by the coding sequence ATGTCGCAACAAGACGATCACAAGCTACCCGGCTGGCACCACGTGCCGGATGTGCCCATTGCCGTGTCTCCGTTCTTTAGCTGGCCCCCTGATCCGCGGCGCATGGTTGGCTGGATTGCCGTGCGCTGGTTTCAGATCGCCGAAAACTCGATCCTTGTTGTATTCGCTCTGATCTGCTGGTGGCTGTTTCAGCCGTCACTGGAGACAGCCAGAACGCTGAGCCTTGATTGGGTGGCGGGCATTTGGCTGCGCAATATGGGGCTGATGATCCTGGTCGCGGGCGGGCTGCACTGGTTTTTCCACGGCGCACGGCGGCAGGGGGATCGGCTCAAGTTCGATCCGCGAGAGTTGATGCGCAAAGGCAAGCAGTTCACCCTTGGTGGGCAGGTGCGCGACAACATGTTCTGGAGCCTGACCAGCGGGGTGGGGTTCTGGACGACTTATGAGGTGCTGATGTTCTGGGCCATGGCCAATGGGTATGCGCCGGTGCTGCTGTGGTCCGATAATCCGGTCTGGTTTGTGCTGCTCTTCCTGCTGACGCCGGTGTGGATTTCGTTTCACTTCTACTGGATTCACCGCGCCCTGCATTGGGGTCCGCTCTACCAGATCGCGCATTCCCTGCATCACCGCAACATCAATGTCGGGCCATGGTCGGGGCTGTCGATGCATCCCATTGAGCATGTGATGTTTTTCAGTTCGATCCTCATTCATTTTGTGATCCCGACGCATCCTTTGCACATTCTTTTTCACATGCAGCATCAGGCGCTGACGGCGGCAACGTCGCATACCGGGTTTGAGAATATGCTGGTGCGGGACCGCAAGACGCTGGCGCTGGGCACATTCCACCACCAGATGCACCATCGGTATTTCGAGGTGAATTACGGGAATTTGGAGATGCCGTGGGACAAGTGGTTCGGGACGTTCCATGATGGGACGGTGGAGGCGCATGAGGCGTTGAAGGACCGGCGGGGGCGGGGGTAG
- the gndA gene encoding NADP-dependent phosphogluconate dehydrogenase, which yields MADDKAQIGVYGLGTMGSALALNMAEKGFRVAVTNREVEWIAEFMKEAGDLANALMAHDTLEAFVAGLKTPRVILFMIPSGKPMDMMIEAVAPLLEEGDTIIDGGNADFHDTRRRSAALAEKDLHFVGMGVSGGEKGARHGPSMMVGGSDHSWAQLRDVLRAIAARYEGEPCVDHLGPDGAGHFVKTVHNGIEYADMQVIAEIYALLHYGAVWPPAEIGKLFEAWNEGPLKSYLVEITGQLLQYHDPKTGHPVVDVIKDAAGQKGTGRWTVVEAVRMGQAANMIEAAVGARSWSSEKDTRQSAQTILGGARGALEVDAGTLSEAFMAARILCYAQGFRVLAAASREYEWTLDFARIAEVWRAGCIIRSALLDDISEAFRGELPHGQLILAPRFASRLTECLPALRKVVGDAVAGGHAIPALSAALQWYDTMRQGFGTANIIQAQRDFFGYHGFERLGDEGMHHGPWWD from the coding sequence TGAGTGGATCGCGGAATTCATGAAAGAGGCCGGGGACCTGGCGAACGCCCTAATGGCACATGATACGCTTGAGGCGTTTGTGGCGGGGTTAAAGACGCCGCGGGTGATCCTGTTCATGATCCCGTCGGGCAAACCGATGGACATGATGATCGAGGCGGTTGCGCCTTTGCTTGAGGAGGGCGATACGATCATTGACGGGGGCAATGCAGATTTCCATGACACCCGTCGCCGGTCTGCGGCGTTGGCCGAGAAGGACCTGCATTTCGTAGGCATGGGCGTCTCGGGTGGTGAAAAGGGCGCGCGGCATGGGCCCTCCATGATGGTGGGTGGCAGTGATCACAGCTGGGCGCAGCTGCGGGATGTCTTGCGTGCGATTGCGGCGCGGTATGAAGGTGAGCCATGTGTGGATCACCTTGGGCCGGACGGAGCAGGACATTTCGTCAAGACGGTGCATAACGGGATCGAGTATGCCGATATGCAGGTGATCGCCGAGATTTATGCGCTCTTGCACTATGGCGCGGTGTGGCCGCCTGCCGAGATTGGCAAGCTTTTTGAGGCCTGGAACGAAGGTCCGCTGAAATCCTATCTTGTTGAGATCACCGGGCAGCTTTTGCAATATCACGACCCCAAGACCGGCCATCCGGTGGTCGATGTGATCAAGGATGCCGCCGGGCAAAAGGGCACCGGGCGCTGGACTGTGGTCGAGGCGGTGCGCATGGGGCAAGCTGCCAATATGATTGAGGCCGCCGTGGGCGCGCGCAGCTGGTCCTCAGAGAAAGACACCCGCCAAAGCGCACAGACTATACTGGGCGGCGCGCGGGGAGCATTGGAGGTGGATGCAGGCACGTTGTCAGAGGCGTTCATGGCGGCGCGGATCCTGTGCTATGCGCAGGGGTTTCGCGTGCTGGCGGCGGCGTCAAGGGAATACGAGTGGACGCTTGATTTTGCCCGAATTGCCGAGGTCTGGCGCGCAGGCTGCATCATCCGGTCTGCGCTTCTCGATGATATCTCAGAGGCGTTTCGCGGTGAGCTTCCGCATGGGCAGCTTATCCTCGCGCCACGTTTTGCCAGCCGCCTGACCGAGTGCCTCCCGGCGTTGCGCAAGGTGGTCGGGGACGCGGTGGCGGGCGGGCATGCCATTCCGGCGCTGTCGGCGGCCTTGCAATGGTACGATACGATGCGGCAAGGGTTTGGCACGGCGAATATCATTCAGGCGCAGCGCGATTTCTTTGGCTATCACGGGTTTGAACGATTGGGGGATGAGGGCATGCATCACGGGCCTTGGTGGGACTGA